From one Neovison vison isolate M4711 chromosome 1, ASM_NN_V1, whole genome shotgun sequence genomic stretch:
- the LOC122903125 gene encoding LOW QUALITY PROTEIN: putative uncharacterized protein encoded by LINC00472 (The sequence of the model RefSeq protein was modified relative to this genomic sequence to represent the inferred CDS: deleted 1 base in 1 codon), with translation MRPGFGPARLRVRAPALPWPLFDRPSPRPAPSRLAGPPPGKGRPLAPAAGKEVLPRPPSPATCERGKVCGASAGRRGAARPWRSRSQPVTFWTSRQSGPRRARRPLRGGPESVRGRPRARGCGN, from the exons ATGCGGCCGGGCTTCGGCCCCGCGCGCCTCAGAGTGCGGGCGCCTGCGCTCCCCTGGCCCCTATTTGACCGTCCCTCGCCTCGCCCAGCCCCCTCCCGGCTGGCTGGGCCCCCGCCC GGGAAGGGGCGCCCCCTCGCTCCCGCAGCCGGGAAGGAAGTCCTTCCGCGGCCGCCGAGCCCGGCAACTTGCGAACGGGGAAAAGTTTGCGGCGCCTCCGCGGGGCGGCGCGGCGCCGCCCGCCCCTGGCGTTCGCGGTCACAGCCGGTGACTTTCTGGACTAGTCGTCAGTCCGGGCCGCGGCGCGCCAGGCGGCCACTGCGGGGAGGGCCAGAGTCCGTCCGAGGGCGCCCGCGCGCCCGGGGCTGCGG